Within the Streptomyces sp. R41 genome, the region GGTCAGCTCGCCGTCCAGCAGGAAGCGACTGCCCGAGTTCGGGCCACGGCGCACCACCAGGAGCGCCGAGCCGAGAGGCAGCGCGTCGACGGCCGCCTGCGCCTCCGGGGAGAGCATCGGCGAGGGCGTCTGGCCCGTCACCTCGGCGTCGTAGGCCTCAAGGCCCGAAATGGAGATCGTGGACGTCGTCTCGGACGGACGCTCCGCACCGCCCCGCAGCGGCGCACCACAGTTGGAGCAGAAGCGGCTGTTCTCCGCGTTGCGGTTACCGCACCTCGTACACACCAGGGCCGACATGGACGGATCCTCCTGCCGCGGCTGCCCACCAGGGGCATGGGACGCGTACGGGTCGGAGGCAAACCCTCCACCCGTACTTGAGGCTGACGGTTCCCCGAAACCTATGCGGCCGGACTGGGAAGGGTCAACAGACGGCGCGCCCTGACCACCGGAAATGTCACCGACCTGGTCCCGGAACAGTGGGCGGTCGCCGCCCTGGCCCTCCACGTCTCCATGGCGCGGTGCGCGGTGGCGGGCAGTCGCATTGTCACCGCTGCCCTCTCGCGCGCTCTTGCCGAACAACTTCGCAAACAACTTCACGGGCGATTCCCCTTGACCGAAACAGACCCGCCCGTGGGGCAGGACGAACCCTGATTGAACACACCGGTCGACCCGGACATCCTCACAACGTCCGTATCCACCAGACAGTTTCCACCACGCACCACCCATTCGGTGCGCCGACCCCCCGCAACCTCATGCCCTCGCCGGGCGCCCCCCATGCGGCCCCGGCTCACTGGGAGGACGACCGAGCGTAGTCAGGCCGCTTCGCGGGTCGCAAGGCGTCTACAACGATCTTCGTCGAGCGGTCCACCGTGACGGTGGCCTGCTCCTTCTCCATTGTCTGCACCACGCCTCCGGGGATGTTGAGCGCCGGTTCCAGGTCCTGCGGCTTGCCGATGACCTTGAAACGGTAGGGCTGGGTGATCTTGTTCCCGTCGACCTTCACTCCGCTGCCGGAGTCCGTCAGATAGGTGCTGGCGACGACGCGTACGCCGTTCACCTGGATCGCCTCCGCGCCGGCCGCGCGCAGCTCCTGGATCGCGTCAAGCAGCATGTCCGCCTTGACCGTCCCCTTCGTGTCGTCGATCGTCAGGGTGATGCCGGGTCCCTGCGCAGCCACGGTTCCCGCCAGAATGCCGAGTTGCTTCTCCTTCTCGACCGTCTGCTTGCGAGCCTCCTCGGCCTGGTCCGAGCTGTTCTCCAGCTCGGTGCGCTGATCTTCGAGACCCTGCTTCTCGTCCTCAAGACGCTGAGTTCGGTTGTCGAGTTCATCGAGGATGCGGACGAGATCTTCCTGACGTGCGCCGCGCAGGGCGCTGCCGCTGTCGCTGTTGGAGGCGACCTGGACGGCCAGACCGAAGCCGAGGCCGAACAGCAGCACGGCGACGATGAGTTGCGCGCGGGTCACGCGCGGCGGCCACAGACCCTTGACCATTCGCTGCCGGCCGGTCAGCGACGGTTCGGCATCCTCATCGCGCTTGCCCGGCTCGGAACCCTCGCGAGCCGCCGCGGGCACCTCGTCGGGCAGTTCCTTGCGCAGCCGGTTCTCCGGGGTCTCAGCAGGCTGGGGGGTCTGCGAGGGCTGTGGGGTCTCCTCCTCGTTGCTCATCGGCCTCACGCCCGGAAGACGTGCCGGCGGATCGCCGCGGCGTTGGAGAAGATACGGATGCCGAGGACGACCACGACACCCGTGGAGAGCTGGGCGCCCACGCCCAACTTGTCGCCCAGGAAGACGATCAGCGCGGCCACGACCACGTTCGACAGGAACGACACCACGAAGACCTTGTCGTCGAAGATGCCGTCGAGCATCGCGCGCAGGCCTCCGAACACGGCGTCCAGCGCCGCCACGACTGCGATCGGAAGGTAAGGCTCGACAACCGCCGGAACCTCGGGCCGGACCAACAATCCAGCCACGACTCCCACGACGAGGCCCAGTACGGCGATCACGATGTGCCCTTCTCTGTGCTCGGCTGTGCTGTACGTACGATCACACTCGGTGCGGCGGACAACCGGATGTCGTCCTCGACGGAAATGCTGGTCCGGATGCCGAAGTTCTCCTGCAGGGCGTGCAGATACAGCCCGTCGGCGCTGTTCTGGAACCTGGTGCTGAGCCGCTTGCCGTCCCCCACCGCGAGCACCGTGTACGGCGGCACCAGCGGCTTGTTGTCGACCAGTATCGCGTCACCCGCGGCCCTGATCGCCGACAGGGCCGTCAGCCGCTGTCCGTTGATCGCGATGGCCTCGGCGCCCGACTCCCAGAGCCCGTTGACGACACGCTGCATGTCACGGTCGCGCACGCGTCCGGTGTCGGAGAACCCGGAGGTCTCCCGCGGATTGCCGTCGCCGCCCGTGCTGGCTTCCTTGGCGTCGTTCACGACGAGCTTCACGCCGGGCCCGTGCACATCGGTGGCGCCCGACAGGATGCTCACCAGGTCGGCCTGCTCGCCGCCGTTCTTCTTGAGCGCCTCGCGCTGCCTCGCGCTCACATCGGCACGCAGGGTGTCGACATTGCTCTCGAGCTTGTCGGCGGCAGTGGTCTCTCGCTCGATGCGGTCGATGAGCTCCTGGCGCTCCTTGGCGACGACCGGGGCCGCGATCCGCGCGTTCGCCGCCCCCACGGTCACCACGAGGGCCGCGAGCACCAGACCGGCGGCGAGACCGAGCTTCGCCCGCACCGTCTTCGGCATGCCACCGCCGCCCTCGGCCTTCTTACGGGCGGCCGCCTCGGCGTATCCGTCATCGAGGCTGTGGTCCATGACGTTGGTGAGCAGCGACATGGAGGCGTCCGGGCGCGAGGGGCGCGGAGCGCTGCTCCGAACGGGGGGCTGCTGCGGCATGCCGCACATCGTCGCACGTCGCGGGCGATACCTCCGAATGGCCCCACCGGCGTGCCGGACAGGCCCCCTTGGGGGCACTTGTCCGGCACGCGCGCGTGCTGGGTGTTTCAGCGACCGGCGCTGTCCACGACGGCCGCCCACTCGTCGAGCAGGGCCTCCGCGGAGGCGTCGTCGGGCCCTTCGGCCCACAGATGGGTGACGGCTTCGGCGGGGTCCGGGAGCACCATCACCCAGCGTCCGTCCGTCTCCACGACCCGTACGCCGTCGGTCGTGTCCACGAAGCGGTCTCCGGCCTCTTCCACGACCCGACGCATCACAAGTCCCTTCACGGCCCAGGGAGTCGCGAGATCGCGCTTGAGGACGTGCGCCCGCGGAATCCGCGCGTCGATCTGGCTGAGCGTGAGCTGCGTCCGCGCCACCAGCCCGATGAGTCGTACGAAGGCGGCCGCGCCGTCGAACACGCCGCTGAACTCGGGAATGATGAAGCCACCGCGCCCGTCGCCGCCGAAGATCGTCGACTCCTCGCGCCCGACCCGCGTCAGATCATCGGGAGACGTGGTCGTCCACTCCACCTGCGTGCCGTGGTACGCCGCCACCTGCTCGGCGATCCGCGTGGTGGTCACCGGCAGCGCCACCCGCCCACTGCGCCGCTCCGCGGCCACCAGGTCGAGCATGACGAGCAGGGCCCGGTCGTCCTCGACGATCCGCCCCTTCTCGTCGACGAGCGAGAGCCGCTCACCCACCGGGTCGAAGCGCACCCCGAACGCCGCCCGCGCGGACGCGACGATCTCTCCGAGCCGCACCAGACCGGCCCGCCGGGTGTCCGCCGTCTCCGTAGGCCTCGACTCGTCGAGCCCCGGGTTGATGGTCAGCGAGTCGACTCCGAGCTTGCCCAACAAGCTGGGCAGGACGAGGCCGGCGCTGCCGTTCGAGGCATCCACGACCACCTTGAGCCCGGATTCCGCGATACCGCTGGTGTCGACATTCCTCAGCAGCGACCCTGTGTACGAGTCGAAGACGCTGGACGGGAAGTGCAGATCCCCGATCTCACCGGGGAACGCACGCCGGTACTCCTGCCGCGCGAACACACGGTCCAGCTTCCGCTGCCCACCCTGCGACAGGTCCGCGCCCGCTCCGTCGAAGAACATGATGTCGACGGAGTCCGGCACACCGGGCGTCGTCCTGATCATGATCCCGCCCGCACTGCCCCTGGCGGTCTGCTGCCGGGCCACCGGCAGCGGTACGTTCTCCAGGTCGCGTACGTCGATGGCGCTGGCCTGCAATGCCGAGATGACCGCCCGCTTCAGCGCGCGAGCTCCTCGGGAGTGGTCGCGGGCCGTGGTGACGGTGGAGCCCTTCTTGAGGGTGGTCGCGTACGCTCCCGCGAGGCGCACCGCGAGCTCCGGGGTGATCTCCACATTCAGGATGCCGGACACGCCACGGGCGCCGAAGAGATGCGCCTGACCCCGCGACTCCCAGATCACCGAGGTGTTGACAAAGGCGCCGGCCTCGATGGTCTTGAACGGGTATACGCGTACGTTGCCCTGAATGATCGATTCTTCGCCGACGAGGCATTCGTCGCCGATGACGGCACCGTCCTCGATCCGCGCGGCTCGCATGATGTCGGTGTTCTTGCCGATGACGCAGCCGCGCAGATTGCTGTGCTGGCCTATGTACACGTTGTCGTGCACGACGGCCCGGTGCAGGAATGCTCCGGTCTTGACGACGACATTGGAACCGACGACGGTGTGCTCGCGAATTTCGGCGTTGGCCTCGACCTTGGCGTAGTCCCCGATGTAGAGCGGTCCGCGCAGTATGGCGTCGGGGTGCACTTCGGCGCCCTCGGCGACCCATACGCCCGGGGAGATCTCGAAGCCGTCGATCTCGACGTCGACCTTGCCCTCCAGGACGTCGGCCTGCGCCTTCACATAGCTCTCGTGCGTACCGACGTCTTCCCAGTAGCCCTCGGCGATATAGCCATAGATGGGCTTGCCTTCCTTCATCAGCTGGGGGAAGACATCACCGGACCAGTCGACGGAGACATCGGCCTCGACATAGTCGAAGACCTCGGGCTCCATGACATAGATGCCCGTGTTCACGGTGTCCGAGAAGACCTGCCCCCAGGTCGGCTTCTCCAGGAAGCGCTCGACCTTGCCCTCTTCGTCCACGATGGTGATGCCGAATTCGAGGGGGTTCGGTACGCGCGTCAAACAGACGGTGACGAGCCCACCCTTTTCCTTGTGGAAATTGATGAGGTCGGTGAGATCGAAGTCGGTCAGAGCATCACCGGAGATGACGAGGAAGGTGTCGTCCTTCAACGCCTCCTCGGCGTTCTTGACACTCCCGGCGGTACCGAGTGGCTTCTCCTCATTGGCATAGGTGAGCTCCATACCGAGCTCCTCGCCATCACCGAAGTAGTTCTTGACCAGTGATGCCAAGAACTGGACAGTAACGACGGTCTCGTTGAGCCCATGCCTTTTGAGCAGCCTGAGCACGTGCTCCATGATCGGGCGGTTCACCACCGGCAGGAGCGGCTTGGGCATGCTTGAGGTCATGGGACGAAGGCGTGTGCCTTCGCCTCCGGCCATCACGACGGCCTTCATGTCGGAAGCGTCCTCCTTGAAGAGACGACGGTCTAGCCGACTTCACCCGTCCAGATTGTCCCGCACATTTCGTCCGCGGGCCAACGAGCCACTACAGCCCGCTATCGGCGAGCTCAATCGGCCATGGTGTCCGCCCTGACAAGACGGCGGACCTGAACCACGTAGAGGATCCCTGCCCACCAGTACAGCGTTGTACCCCATCCGGCGAACGCCCATCCGAAAATAGCAGCGAGTGAGGCGATCCATCCACTTGCGTCACTGAGCAGCAGCAACGGGAAGGCGTACATCAAGTTGAACGTGGCAGCCTTGCCAAGGAAGTTGACCTGTGGCGGCGGATAGCCGTGGCGCCTGAGGATGCCCACCATCACCAGCAGAACCAGCTCGCGCGCCAAAAGTACAGCGGTCAACCAGAGCGGAAGAATCTCGCGCCAGGTCAGCCCCACGAGAGTGGACAGAATGTAGAGCCGGTCGGCAGCGGGGTCGAGCAGCCGGCCGAGGCTGCTGATCTGGTTCCAGCGCCGGGCGAGCTTCCCGTCCAGATAGTCGCTGATACCGCTCAGCATGAGCACGAGCAGCGCCCAACCGTCGCTCTTGGGACCGCC harbors:
- a CDS encoding CDP-alcohol phosphatidyltransferase family protein, which produces MEVQETRVQTDRVLTIPNILSMARLVGVPIFLWLILRPEFGGPKSDGWALLVLMLSGISDYLDGKLARRWNQISSLGRLLDPAADRLYILSTLVGLTWREILPLWLTAVLLARELVLLVMVGILRRHGYPPPQVNFLGKAATFNLMYAFPLLLLSDASGWIASLAAIFGWAFAGWGTTLYWWAGILYVVQVRRLVRADTMAD
- a CDS encoding DUF881 domain-containing protein, giving the protein MCGMPQQPPVRSSAPRPSRPDASMSLLTNVMDHSLDDGYAEAAARKKAEGGGGMPKTVRAKLGLAAGLVLAALVVTVGAANARIAAPVVAKERQELIDRIERETTAADKLESNVDTLRADVSARQREALKKNGGEQADLVSILSGATDVHGPGVKLVVNDAKEASTGGDGNPRETSGFSDTGRVRDRDMQRVVNGLWESGAEAIAINGQRLTALSAIRAAGDAILVDNKPLVPPYTVLAVGDGKRLSTRFQNSADGLYLHALQENFGIRTSISVEDDIRLSAAPSVIVRTAQPSTEKGTS
- a CDS encoding small basic family protein, with protein sequence MIAVLGLVVGVVAGLLVRPEVPAVVEPYLPIAVVAALDAVFGGLRAMLDGIFDDKVFVVSFLSNVVVAALIVFLGDKLGVGAQLSTGVVVVLGIRIFSNAAAIRRHVFRA
- a CDS encoding FHA domain-containing protein, whose protein sequence is MGGAWWKLSGGYGRCEDVRVDRCVQSGFVLPHGRVCFGQGESPVKLFAKLFGKSAREGSGDNATARHRAPRHGDVEGQGGDRPLFRDQVGDISGGQGAPSVDPSQSGRIGFGEPSASSTGGGFASDPYASHAPGGQPRQEDPSMSALVCTRCGNRNAENSRFCSNCGAPLRGGAERPSETTSTISISGLEAYDAEVTGQTPSPMLSPEAQAAVDALPLGSALLVVRRGPNSGSRFLLDGELTTAGRHPQSDIFLDDVTVSRRHVEFRRAADGSFTVADVGSLNGTYVNRERIDQVALSNGDEVQIGKYRLVFYASQRGI
- a CDS encoding DUF881 domain-containing protein, whose translation is MSNEEETPQPSQTPQPAETPENRLRKELPDEVPAAAREGSEPGKRDEDAEPSLTGRQRMVKGLWPPRVTRAQLIVAVLLFGLGFGLAVQVASNSDSGSALRGARQEDLVRILDELDNRTQRLEDEKQGLEDQRTELENSSDQAEEARKQTVEKEKQLGILAGTVAAQGPGITLTIDDTKGTVKADMLLDAIQELRAAGAEAIQVNGVRVVASTYLTDSGSGVKVDGNKITQPYRFKVIGKPQDLEPALNIPGGVVQTMEKEQATVTVDRSTKIVVDALRPAKRPDYARSSSQ
- a CDS encoding sugar phosphate nucleotidyltransferase is translated as MKAVVMAGGEGTRLRPMTSSMPKPLLPVVNRPIMEHVLRLLKRHGLNETVVTVQFLASLVKNYFGDGEELGMELTYANEEKPLGTAGSVKNAEEALKDDTFLVISGDALTDFDLTDLINFHKEKGGLVTVCLTRVPNPLEFGITIVDEEGKVERFLEKPTWGQVFSDTVNTGIYVMEPEVFDYVEADVSVDWSGDVFPQLMKEGKPIYGYIAEGYWEDVGTHESYVKAQADVLEGKVDVEIDGFEISPGVWVAEGAEVHPDAILRGPLYIGDYAKVEANAEIREHTVVGSNVVVKTGAFLHRAVVHDNVYIGQHSNLRGCVIGKNTDIMRAARIEDGAVIGDECLVGEESIIQGNVRVYPFKTIEAGAFVNTSVIWESRGQAHLFGARGVSGILNVEITPELAVRLAGAYATTLKKGSTVTTARDHSRGARALKRAVISALQASAIDVRDLENVPLPVARQQTARGSAGGIMIRTTPGVPDSVDIMFFDGAGADLSQGGQRKLDRVFARQEYRRAFPGEIGDLHFPSSVFDSYTGSLLRNVDTSGIAESGLKVVVDASNGSAGLVLPSLLGKLGVDSLTINPGLDESRPTETADTRRAGLVRLGEIVASARAAFGVRFDPVGERLSLVDEKGRIVEDDRALLVMLDLVAAERRSGRVALPVTTTRIAEQVAAYHGTQVEWTTTSPDDLTRVGREESTIFGGDGRGGFIIPEFSGVFDGAAAFVRLIGLVARTQLTLSQIDARIPRAHVLKRDLATPWAVKGLVMRRVVEEAGDRFVDTTDGVRVVETDGRWVMVLPDPAEAVTHLWAEGPDDASAEALLDEWAAVVDSAGR